One window from the genome of Actinoplanes teichomyceticus ATCC 31121 encodes:
- a CDS encoding biotin--[acetyl-CoA-carboxylase] ligase: MAASGYTDLDRPPLSERALTRALVQPGGLWSRIEVRAETGSTNADAAAAARDGAAEGLVVVAERQVAGRGRRDRQWVSPARAGLTLSVLLRPGAADPARDWPAAAPGAVGWLPLLAGVALAGAVSRVAGVEAALKWPNDLLVDDRKCAGILAEVAGDAIVVGIGLNVSTRAEELPETTGVPATSLRVAGAENFDRDPLLRALLRGLERWYGGWREAAGDAEMCGLLGEYRRRCATIGRAVRVLLPGGGELTGEATTVDRDGRLVVRTVDGAEHRVSAGDVLHVR, from the coding sequence ATGGCCGCTTCCGGGTACACCGATCTGGACCGCCCGCCGCTCTCCGAGCGTGCGCTGACCCGCGCCCTGGTGCAGCCGGGCGGGCTCTGGTCGCGGATCGAGGTCCGTGCCGAGACCGGCTCGACGAACGCGGACGCCGCCGCGGCGGCCCGCGACGGCGCGGCGGAGGGCCTGGTGGTGGTCGCCGAGCGGCAGGTCGCCGGCCGTGGCCGGCGGGACCGGCAGTGGGTCAGTCCGGCCCGGGCCGGACTGACCCTGAGCGTGCTGCTGCGGCCCGGCGCCGCCGATCCGGCCCGCGACTGGCCGGCGGCCGCGCCCGGCGCGGTCGGCTGGCTGCCGCTGCTGGCCGGGGTGGCGCTGGCCGGGGCGGTGTCCCGGGTGGCCGGTGTGGAGGCCGCCCTGAAGTGGCCGAACGACCTGCTCGTCGACGACCGCAAGTGTGCCGGGATCCTGGCCGAGGTGGCCGGCGACGCGATCGTGGTGGGGATCGGGCTGAACGTCAGCACCCGGGCCGAGGAGCTGCCGGAGACGACCGGCGTGCCGGCCACCTCGCTGCGCGTGGCCGGCGCGGAGAACTTCGACCGGGACCCGCTGCTGCGGGCGCTGCTGCGTGGCCTGGAGCGGTGGTACGGCGGCTGGCGTGAGGCCGCCGGCGACGCCGAGATGTGCGGGCTGCTCGGCGAGTACCGGCGGCGGTGCGCGACGATCGGGCGGGCCGTGCGGGTGCTGCTGCCCGGCGGGGGCGAGCTGACCGGCGAGGCGACCACGGTGGACCGGGACGGCCGGCTGGTGGTCCGTACGGTGGATGGCGCCGAACATCGCGTCTCGGCGGGTGACGTCCTGCACGTACGCTGA
- a CDS encoding acyl-CoA carboxylase subunit beta has product MTTQPDIHTTAGKLADLANRTEEAVHAGSARAVEKQHARGKKTARERIELLLDKDSFVELDELARHRSTNFGLGGNRPYGDGVVTGYGTVDGRQVCVFSQDFTVFGGSLGEVFGEKIVKVLDLAMKIGCPVIGINDSGGARIQEGVVALGLYADIFFRNVRASGVIPQISLIMGPCAGGAVYSPAITDFTVMVDQTSHMFITGPDVIKTVTGEEVAMEELGGARTHNTRSGNAHYLASDEEDAIDYVRALLSYLPSNNLDEPVAYEEPADLAAGDADLALDTLVPDSPNQPYDIKTVVTTVVDDFLEVQPLYAQNIVVGFGRVEGRPVGVVANQPMHLAGTLDIAASEKAARFVRTCDAFNIPVLTFVDVPGFLPGTGQEWDGIIRRGAKLIYAYAEATVPKVTVITRKAYGGAYDVMGSKHIGADMNFAWPTAQIAVMGAQGAVNILYRGELAAAEDPEARRAELIREYEDTLANPYIAAERGYVDAVIRPSDTRAQVTRALRMLRTKRETLPPKKHGNIPL; this is encoded by the coding sequence GTGACAACGCAGCCCGACATCCACACCACCGCCGGTAAGCTCGCCGACCTCGCCAACCGCACCGAGGAGGCGGTTCACGCGGGATCCGCGCGAGCCGTCGAGAAGCAGCACGCGCGCGGCAAGAAGACCGCCCGGGAACGGATCGAGCTGCTGCTCGACAAGGATTCCTTCGTCGAGCTGGACGAGCTCGCCCGGCACCGGTCGACCAACTTCGGACTGGGCGGCAACCGGCCGTACGGCGACGGCGTGGTGACCGGATACGGCACCGTCGACGGCCGTCAGGTCTGCGTGTTCTCGCAGGACTTCACGGTCTTCGGCGGCTCGCTCGGCGAGGTCTTCGGCGAGAAGATCGTCAAGGTGCTCGACCTGGCCATGAAGATCGGCTGCCCGGTCATCGGGATCAACGACTCCGGCGGCGCCCGGATCCAGGAGGGCGTGGTCGCGCTCGGCCTCTACGCCGACATCTTCTTCCGCAACGTCCGGGCCAGCGGCGTCATCCCGCAGATCTCCCTGATCATGGGCCCGTGCGCGGGCGGCGCGGTCTACTCCCCGGCGATCACCGACTTCACCGTGATGGTGGACCAGACCTCGCACATGTTCATCACCGGGCCGGACGTGATCAAAACGGTCACCGGCGAAGAGGTCGCGATGGAGGAGCTGGGCGGGGCGCGCACCCACAACACCCGCAGCGGCAACGCGCACTACCTGGCCTCCGACGAGGAGGACGCGATCGACTACGTGCGGGCGCTGCTGTCCTACCTGCCGAGCAACAACCTCGACGAGCCGGTGGCCTACGAGGAGCCCGCCGACCTGGCCGCCGGCGACGCCGACCTGGCGCTGGACACCCTGGTGCCGGACTCGCCGAACCAGCCGTACGACATCAAGACCGTGGTCACGACGGTGGTCGACGACTTCCTGGAGGTGCAGCCGCTCTACGCGCAGAACATCGTGGTCGGCTTCGGCCGGGTCGAGGGGCGGCCGGTCGGCGTCGTGGCCAACCAGCCGATGCATCTGGCCGGCACGCTCGACATCGCGGCCAGCGAGAAGGCCGCCCGGTTCGTGCGCACCTGCGACGCGTTCAACATCCCGGTGCTGACCTTCGTGGACGTGCCCGGATTCCTGCCCGGCACCGGACAGGAGTGGGACGGGATCATCCGGCGCGGCGCCAAGCTGATCTACGCGTACGCCGAGGCCACCGTCCCGAAGGTCACCGTCATCACCCGCAAGGCCTACGGCGGGGCGTACGACGTGATGGGCTCCAAGCACATCGGCGCGGACATGAACTTCGCCTGGCCGACCGCGCAGATCGCGGTGATGGGGGCGCAGGGCGCGGTCAACATCCTGTACCGCGGTGAGCTGGCGGCGGCCGAGGACCCGGAGGCGCGGCGGGCCGAGCTGATCCGCGAGTACGAGGACACCCTGGCGAACCCGTACATCGCGGCCGAGCGCGGCTACGTGGACGCGGTGATCCGCCCGTCGGACACCCGCGCCCAGGTC